Proteins encoded by one window of Lactobacillus paragasseri:
- a CDS encoding response regulator transcription factor, whose product MIKILIADDQQLIRDSIKIILESNKDFSVTDTVGNGKEVLASIEKNKPDIILMDVRMPIMDGTVCTKYVKEKYPDIKVIILTTFDDDDFIFSALKYGASGYLLKGGSPADLFTSIRTVAQGGAMINPDITEKVFRLFSKMAQSNYAISVNDKETKDFSKSEWCVIQQVGLGLSNKEIAAKLFLSEGTVRNYISKILEKLDLRDRTQLAIWAVQTGVTSENIDPK is encoded by the coding sequence ATGATTAAAATATTAATTGCGGATGACCAACAGCTAATCAGAGATTCAATCAAAATTATTCTTGAAAGTAACAAGGACTTTTCTGTAACTGATACAGTCGGTAATGGTAAGGAAGTGCTAGCTAGTATTGAGAAAAATAAACCTGATATCATCTTAATGGATGTTAGAATGCCCATTATGGATGGGACAGTTTGCACTAAATACGTTAAAGAAAAATATCCCGATATTAAGGTAATAATTTTAACTACATTTGACGATGACGATTTTATTTTCAGCGCTTTAAAATATGGAGCATCTGGATATTTGCTAAAAGGTGGCTCACCTGCGGACTTGTTCACATCAATTCGCACAGTTGCTCAAGGTGGTGCAATGATCAATCCCGATATTACAGAAAAAGTTTTTAGATTATTTTCAAAAATGGCCCAATCAAATTATGCTATTTCAGTTAACGACAAGGAAACAAAAGACTTTTCAAAAAGTGAATGGTGTGTAATTCAACAAGTTGGATTAGGATTATCAAATAAAGAAATTGCAGCTAAACTATTCCTTTCTGAAGGAACAGTTAGAAATTATATCTCCAAAATCTTAGAGAAGTTAGATTTGCGTGACAGAACTCAATTAGCAATTTGGGCAGTTCAAACAGGTGTTACTAGTGAAAACATTGATCCGAAATAA
- a CDS encoding ABC transporter substrate-binding protein, producing MKTLIRNKKILCCMLFLFIAVSGLFIFFKLKYSKPTLTIGVYTDSSWEVPNGDADRVTKIAIKKFKEKYPNVQIKYEAGIRKNDYNNWLTEKIVRGTTPDVMMLPEDIFNLLASNGTLKSLNSSLKDENISSSTFYHNVFKAGEYHGTQYALPYETNPTLMIANNDLLDKNGFSNLNSHLSPTKFKSICHTVSLNKNNTGITSDYSWQDAQFAYGNSVFENSSVNLTSNKARAGFSLIEDLTNENGYQSVSSNQFDQGTVAFMPLSLAKYRTYTSYPYHVTHTSSFKWKVFQMPSITNVNATPASTVCLGISAKTAHPTLSWEFIKLMCTDKEIQQEVIKNRMGSSVLPKVINSSFTKKIFQKEQKNTLTPKMLNAILENIVITPKFRNYDRRLDELNYLIQNALKNNQLNLQLFNIQHQINKNEY from the coding sequence GTGAAAACATTGATCCGAAATAAAAAAATACTATGTTGTATGCTCTTCTTATTTATCGCAGTTTCAGGCTTATTTATTTTCTTTAAACTTAAATACAGCAAACCCACTTTAACTATTGGAGTTTATACAGATAGTAGTTGGGAAGTGCCTAATGGGGATGCAGACCGTGTTACTAAAATAGCAATTAAAAAATTTAAAGAAAAGTATCCCAATGTTCAAATTAAATATGAAGCTGGAATTCGTAAAAATGATTATAATAATTGGTTAACTGAAAAAATTGTCAGGGGAACTACGCCTGACGTAATGATGTTACCCGAAGATATTTTCAATTTATTAGCAAGCAATGGAACGCTCAAATCATTGAATAGTTCATTAAAAGATGAAAACATCTCCTCTTCCACTTTTTATCACAACGTTTTTAAAGCGGGAGAATATCATGGTACTCAATACGCTTTACCTTATGAAACTAATCCTACTCTAATGATTGCTAACAATGATTTATTAGATAAAAACGGCTTCTCTAATTTAAACAGCCACCTGTCCCCGACTAAATTTAAGAGTATTTGTCACACTGTTAGCCTTAACAAAAATAACACTGGAATTACATCAGATTATTCCTGGCAGGATGCTCAATTTGCTTATGGCAATTCAGTTTTTGAAAATTCATCTGTTAATCTTACTTCAAATAAAGCACGAGCAGGTTTTTCATTAATTGAGGATCTAACCAATGAGAATGGTTATCAATCAGTTAGTTCAAATCAATTTGATCAAGGTACAGTTGCCTTTATGCCACTATCACTAGCTAAATATCGCACCTATACCTCTTATCCTTATCACGTGACGCACACTTCATCTTTTAAATGGAAAGTATTTCAAATGCCTTCTATAACTAACGTCAATGCTACTCCAGCATCAACTGTTTGCTTAGGAATATCTGCCAAAACTGCTCACCCTACTCTTTCTTGGGAATTTATCAAATTAATGTGTACTGATAAAGAAATACAACAAGAAGTAATAAAAAATAGAATGGGTTCTTCAGTTTTGCCCAAGGTTATCAATAGTTCTTTTACCAAAAAAATTTTTCAAAAAGAACAGAAAAATACCCTTACTCCTAAAATGCTTAATGCAATTTTAGAAAACATCGTTATTACACCCAAATTTAGAAATTATGACCGTCGATTAGACGAGCTAAACTATCTAATTCAAAATGCGTTGAAAAATAATCAATTGAATCTTCAGCTCTTTAATATCCAACATCAAATTAATAAAAACGAATATTAG
- the deoC gene encoding deoxyribose-phosphate aldolase, which produces MKYTIDNFARLIDHTNLHADASNMDMKKLCNEAKKYHFKMVAINQVQAKFCSEQLKGTDIDTGAAIAFPLGQQTIASKIFDTEDAIKNGANEIDYVINITELKNKNYAYIKDEMKQMVALCHKYHVPCKVIFENCYLTKDEIKKLAEIAKEVKPDFIKTSTGFGPSGAKVEDVKLMKSIVGEDVKVKAAGGIRNSDDFLAMIRAGADRIGCSAGVKIIEALKQRMQDDNVTTIEINR; this is translated from the coding sequence ATGAAATACACTATTGATAACTTTGCTCGCTTAATTGACCATACTAATTTACATGCGGATGCTTCTAACATGGATATGAAAAAACTTTGTAATGAAGCAAAAAAATATCATTTTAAAATGGTAGCCATTAATCAAGTACAAGCTAAATTTTGCTCAGAACAATTAAAAGGTACTGATATTGATACTGGTGCAGCTATTGCCTTTCCATTAGGTCAACAGACTATCGCATCTAAAATTTTCGACACGGAAGATGCAATAAAAAATGGCGCCAACGAAATTGACTATGTAATTAATATTACTGAACTAAAAAATAAGAATTACGCCTATATCAAAGATGAAATGAAGCAAATGGTTGCTCTTTGCCATAAGTATCATGTTCCCTGCAAAGTAATCTTTGAAAATTGCTACTTAACTAAAGATGAAATAAAAAAGTTAGCAGAAATTGCTAAAGAAGTTAAACCTGACTTTATTAAAACTTCTACAGGTTTCGGTCCTTCAGGTGCAAAAGTTGAAGATGTGAAACTAATGAAGTCAATTGTTGGCGAAGATGTAAAAGTTAAAGCAGCGGGTGGAATTAGAAATAGCGATGATTTCCTCGCTATGATCCGCGCAGGTGCTGATCGAATTGGATGTAGCGCCGGCGTTAAAATTATCGAAGCTCTAAAACAACGGATGCAAGACGACAATGTAACTACAATTGAGATTAATAGATAA
- a CDS encoding GntR family transcriptional regulator, producing the protein MTEAKYKKIETILKQRIIDQTYPLNSLLPKELELAQEFKTSRPTINHAIHNLVQEGLLEQRKRLGTIVRRNKIQQEFTHLIQSYNQEMSTKGLKTKTKVLYFQKVVPNSEVQTEFNISTSDSVFKLIRLRYVDNHPIVKVTTYVPVSLVPDLEKINFSTASLYLELKKRNLAVTHVVRKLEVKKASSEIAQKLAIKENDPVFCFRTRGYTNKDQKIEYSIATYRGDMNSFIIDLKR; encoded by the coding sequence ATGACTGAAGCAAAATATAAGAAAATTGAAACTATCCTAAAGCAAAGAATTATTGACCAAACCTACCCTCTTAATAGTTTATTACCTAAGGAACTGGAGTTAGCACAAGAATTTAAGACAAGTCGTCCAACAATTAATCATGCTATCCATAATCTTGTTCAAGAAGGCTTACTAGAACAGCGCAAGAGATTAGGTACTATTGTTAGGAGAAATAAAATTCAGCAGGAATTTACTCACCTTATACAAAGCTACAATCAAGAAATGAGTACCAAAGGACTTAAAACAAAAACAAAAGTACTCTATTTTCAAAAAGTCGTTCCTAACTCAGAGGTACAAACAGAATTTAACATATCTACATCTGATTCCGTATTTAAATTAATTAGATTACGATACGTTGATAATCACCCAATTGTTAAAGTAACTACTTATGTCCCCGTTTCACTTGTTCCTGATTTAGAAAAAATCAATTTTTCAACTGCATCTTTATATCTTGAACTTAAGAAAAGAAATTTAGCTGTTACCCATGTTGTAAGAAAACTAGAAGTTAAAAAAGCCTCTTCTGAAATTGCTCAAAAGTTAGCTATTAAAGAAAATGATCCTGTATTTTGTTTTCGTACTCGCGGATACACAAACAAGGATCAAAAAATAGAATATTCAATTGCTACTTACCGCGGTGATATGAATTCTTTTATCATCGATCTTAAACGCTAA
- the murC gene encoding UDP-N-acetylmuramate--L-alanine ligase, translating to MLDKNKQIWFIGIKGTGMASLALVLHDLGYNVAGSDIEKYTFTQVPLEKAGIEVKDFDPANIKSNDEQVIVKGNAFKQDNPEVAACLDKNVEWQSYPDTVEEIVQMHTSIGVSGTHGKTSTTSLLAHVLGEVAPTSYLIGDGRGKGVADSRFFVYEADEYRRHFLAYHPDYQIMTNIDFDHPDYFKDQGDYTSAFQSAADQTKKALFVWGDDKRLQSLKTDIPKYTYGFKDTDDFQAVNIEKTTTGSKFNVLAHGKDLGRFEIHLFGDHSILNTTAVIAVAYTEKVPMEDIKEGLLTFKGAKRRFAEKDFGDVSVIDDYAHHPTEMRATIQAARQKFPDKELVVVFQPHTFSRTKKYQKDFEEILRDVDKAYVTPIYASAREASGDISSEDLVKNIPGSEVIDLDNIADLTKHKNAVVVFMGAGDIPKYEDAYEKLL from the coding sequence ATGTTAGACAAAAATAAACAAATTTGGTTCATTGGCATTAAAGGAACTGGCATGGCTTCATTAGCTTTAGTTTTACATGACTTAGGTTATAACGTTGCTGGTTCAGATATTGAGAAGTATACTTTCACTCAAGTTCCACTTGAAAAAGCCGGTATTGAAGTAAAAGATTTTGACCCAGCAAATATTAAGAGTAATGATGAACAAGTAATTGTTAAGGGAAATGCTTTTAAACAAGATAATCCAGAAGTAGCAGCTTGTTTAGATAAGAATGTTGAATGGCAAAGCTATCCTGATACTGTTGAAGAAATTGTACAAATGCATACTTCAATTGGGGTATCTGGTACTCACGGAAAAACATCAACTACTAGTCTTTTAGCTCACGTATTAGGTGAAGTAGCACCTACTTCATACTTAATTGGGGACGGAAGAGGTAAAGGTGTTGCCGATTCTCGTTTCTTTGTTTATGAAGCAGATGAATATCGTCGTCACTTCTTGGCATATCATCCAGATTACCAAATTATGACTAACATAGATTTTGATCACCCAGATTACTTTAAAGATCAAGGCGACTATACTAGTGCTTTTCAAAGTGCTGCTGATCAAACTAAGAAAGCTCTCTTTGTTTGGGGAGATGACAAGCGTCTTCAAAGCTTAAAGACTGATATTCCTAAGTATACTTACGGCTTTAAAGACACTGATGACTTTCAAGCAGTAAACATTGAAAAGACTACTACTGGTTCTAAATTCAACGTTTTAGCCCATGGTAAGGATCTTGGACGTTTTGAAATTCATTTATTTGGTGACCACAGTATTTTGAATACTACTGCTGTAATTGCAGTTGCTTATACTGAAAAAGTTCCAATGGAAGATATTAAGGAAGGATTGCTCACTTTCAAGGGTGCTAAGAGAAGATTTGCTGAAAAAGACTTTGGCGATGTTTCGGTAATTGATGATTATGCTCACCATCCAACAGAAATGCGTGCAACTATCCAAGCCGCTCGTCAAAAGTTCCCAGATAAAGAATTAGTTGTTGTCTTCCAACCACATACTTTCTCAAGAACTAAGAAATATCAAAAAGATTTTGAAGAGATCTTACGTGATGTAGATAAGGCTTACGTCACTCCAATTTATGCTTCTGCTCGTGAGGCTAGTGGTGATATTTCAAGTGAAGACTTGGTTAAAAATATTCCTGGCTCAGAAGTAATTGATTTAGATAATATTGCTGACTTAACTAAGCATAAAAATGCAGTTGTTGTATTTATGGGTGCTGGTGACATTCCTAAGTACGAAGATGCATATGAAAAATTACTTTAA
- a CDS encoding copper homeostasis protein CutC, whose product MLKEVCVENFTNVPLMIERGAERIELNNDLANGGTTPSFGVIKKTVEYAHKYNVPVIVMIRPRSGNFVYTADELEIMNSDIQMCSLLKADGIAFGCLTDNKQLDKIAMKKLITTAHAGNLEVVMHMAFDELTASKQKEALEWLSKNKVARVLTHGGSLDRSITDCLENLKKLNKQAEGKIEILPGGGITDKNVNSVIEKVGVTQAHGTKILGKI is encoded by the coding sequence ATGCTTAAAGAAGTATGTGTTGAGAATTTTACTAATGTGCCATTGATGATTGAGCGAGGTGCTGAACGAATAGAATTAAATAATGACTTAGCTAATGGAGGGACCACACCATCATTTGGTGTAATTAAAAAGACAGTGGAGTATGCTCATAAGTATAATGTGCCAGTAATTGTAATGATTAGGCCACGTAGCGGAAACTTTGTTTACACTGCTGATGAGTTAGAAATCATGAATAGTGATATTCAAATGTGTAGTTTACTCAAAGCAGACGGTATAGCTTTTGGGTGTTTAACTGATAATAAACAGCTAGATAAAATTGCAATGAAAAAGCTTATTACAACTGCTCATGCTGGAAATTTAGAAGTTGTAATGCATATGGCTTTTGATGAATTAACAGCTTCAAAGCAGAAAGAAGCCTTAGAATGGTTATCTAAAAACAAGGTTGCACGTGTTCTTACTCATGGTGGGTCATTAGATCGTTCAATTACTGATTGTCTTGAAAATTTAAAAAAATTAAATAAACAGGCCGAGGGAAAAATCGAGATCTTACCTGGTGGTGGCATAACAGATAAAAATGTAAATTCTGTTATAGAAAAAGTTGGTGTAACTCAAGCTCATGGTACTAAAATATTAGGTAAAATTTAG
- a CDS encoding PTS sugar transporter subunit IIC yields the protein MQKKFEKVLMPVASKLGNNVVLMSLRDGFLIITPLIIVTSIFLLIGNFPIPGWSEFWIKLCGPQFPDWFSAVSNSVFSFTGILSAIAIAYAYGKNRGLDPIQAGMVSFISFLILTPTSVVLGKKTVSAVETQFLGPNGIFLGIIIALISVEIYRFAIKRNWTIKMPDGVPPAVTKSFDALIPSALVVVFFFLIRILFSLTSFHTAYSFIYTILQTPLKHVGISLPSVLLYNFLASFFWFFGINGPSITNSVWQPIFFVSTQDNLKAFQNHAPLPHIYTQPFIDLFTTYGGGGSTLALLIVVFAICKSKRLLELGKLAILPGVFGINEPVIFGLPVVLNPVIVIPFILCPVLNTLISGIVMKLGWVAWTNGVQLPWTTPPIISGWLATGSWTGSALQIVEIILNILIYYPFVKMLDKQYLKEEKAAAEKDLDIDFSEV from the coding sequence ATGCAAAAGAAATTTGAAAAGGTGCTGATGCCAGTTGCCTCGAAGCTAGGAAATAATGTCGTTTTAATGTCATTGCGTGATGGCTTCTTAATTATTACACCTTTGATCATAGTTACTTCTATATTTTTACTTATTGGTAATTTTCCGATTCCAGGCTGGTCTGAATTTTGGATTAAATTATGTGGGCCGCAATTTCCTGATTGGTTTAGTGCTGTATCTAATTCCGTATTTAGCTTTACGGGAATCTTATCAGCAATTGCAATTGCATATGCATATGGTAAGAATAGAGGACTGGATCCCATTCAAGCAGGGATGGTTTCATTTATATCATTTCTAATTTTGACACCTACTTCTGTTGTTTTAGGAAAGAAAACTGTTTCTGCAGTTGAAACTCAGTTTTTAGGGCCTAATGGTATTTTTTTAGGAATTATTATTGCCTTAATATCTGTCGAAATTTACAGATTTGCAATAAAACGTAATTGGACTATTAAGATGCCAGATGGTGTTCCCCCTGCAGTTACTAAATCGTTTGATGCTTTGATTCCAAGTGCATTAGTCGTTGTTTTCTTCTTTCTAATAAGAATTCTATTCTCTTTAACTAGTTTTCATACAGCGTATAGCTTTATTTACACGATTTTACAGACACCATTGAAGCATGTGGGTATTTCTTTACCATCAGTTTTGCTATACAATTTCTTAGCAAGTTTCTTTTGGTTCTTTGGTATTAATGGACCTTCAATTACCAATTCAGTATGGCAACCTATATTCTTTGTCTCAACGCAAGATAATTTGAAGGCATTTCAAAATCATGCTCCATTACCACATATCTATACTCAACCTTTTATTGATTTATTTACAACCTATGGCGGCGGTGGTAGTACACTTGCTTTATTAATTGTTGTATTTGCAATTTGTAAATCAAAAAGATTGCTTGAGTTAGGTAAGTTGGCAATTTTGCCTGGAGTTTTTGGTATTAATGAACCAGTTATTTTTGGTTTACCAGTAGTCTTAAACCCTGTTATAGTTATTCCGTTTATTTTATGTCCAGTTTTAAATACATTGATTTCAGGAATTGTAATGAAATTGGGATGGGTAGCTTGGACAAATGGTGTTCAATTACCTTGGACTACTCCACCAATTATTTCTGGATGGTTGGCAACAGGAAGCTGGACAGGATCTGCGTTACAAATTGTAGAGATTATTTTAAATATTTTAATTTATTATCCATTTGTGAAAATGCTAGATAAACAATATCTTAAAGAAGAAAAAGCTGCTGCTGAGAAAGACCTAGATATTGACTTTAGTGAGGTATAA
- a CDS encoding GrdB-related putative oxidoreductase, producing MKTIIILDQIQAGLGGDERSDTPLGGKKIAMGSADNVEKALEAVHGEIIGTFYCGPKYYQQNKDIVQRKFSKMAEKMKADVVIVGPTFDYHDFAEMAVEIGVAITENTGIPVIGAVAKEKNQELIEKYKDRFPIVKMPKKGGTGLAESLDNLAKGCQILTNKEDISRFKGSCCY from the coding sequence ATGAAAACTATTATTATTCTTGATCAGATTCAAGCTGGGTTAGGCGGAGATGAAAGAAGCGATACACCACTAGGCGGTAAGAAGATTGCAATGGGAAGTGCTGATAATGTTGAGAAAGCTTTAGAGGCTGTGCACGGAGAGATTATTGGTACATTCTACTGTGGGCCGAAATATTATCAACAAAATAAAGACATTGTACAGAGAAAATTTTCAAAAATGGCTGAAAAAATGAAGGCTGATGTAGTTATCGTTGGGCCAACATTTGATTATCATGATTTTGCTGAAATGGCGGTAGAAATTGGAGTTGCAATTACAGAAAACACTGGTATTCCAGTAATTGGAGCTGTCGCAAAGGAAAAGAATCAAGAACTTATTGAAAAATATAAAGACAGATTTCCGATTGTTAAGATGCCTAAAAAAGGTGGTACTGGTCTTGCTGAATCCTTAGATAATTTGGCTAAGGGTTGTCAAATTCTAACAAATAAAGAAGATATTTCAAGATTTAAGGGAAGTTGCTGCTATTAG
- a CDS encoding N(4)-(beta-N-acetylglucosaminyl)-L-asparaginase: protein MSWGTIATWRMANEGVEKASTILEENGTAGDAVEKLINTVEAYPYYKSVGYGGLPNEEGIVQMDAAFMNGDTLAQGAVGAIENVMHAVSVARALSHEHCNSFRVGKGATKFASLHGFEMTNMLTKRAKKRWQKRCKEIEQQNLNPYDGHDTVGAITLDKNNSMAAATSTSGLFMKKDGRVGDSPLSGSGFYVDSKVGGAAATGLGEDIMKGCLSYEIVRRMRDGELPQDACDHAVYPFIEDLKKRYGKAGEFSLVAMNNKGEWGVATNVEFTFCVATDKQKPVILMANPIDNMKTKIEPVSQEWLDAYEKRIHAPIE, encoded by the coding sequence ATGTCATGGGGAACAATTGCAACTTGGCGAATGGCAAATGAAGGAGTCGAAAAAGCTAGTACAATTTTAGAAGAAAATGGTACTGCTGGAGATGCAGTCGAAAAATTAATTAATACAGTTGAAGCATATCCGTATTATAAGTCAGTTGGTTATGGAGGTCTTCCAAACGAAGAAGGTATTGTACAAATGGATGCCGCTTTCATGAATGGGGATACGCTAGCTCAAGGAGCTGTTGGTGCAATTGAAAATGTAATGCATGCTGTATCTGTCGCTCGGGCTTTGAGTCATGAACATTGTAATAGCTTCAGAGTCGGTAAGGGAGCAACTAAGTTTGCTAGTTTGCATGGATTTGAAATGACAAATATGTTAACAAAACGTGCTAAAAAGCGCTGGCAAAAGCGGTGTAAAGAAATCGAACAGCAGAATTTGAATCCATATGATGGGCATGATACTGTAGGTGCCATTACTTTAGATAAAAATAATTCAATGGCAGCTGCAACTTCAACGTCAGGTTTATTTATGAAAAAAGATGGCCGTGTGGGTGATTCTCCATTATCTGGTTCAGGTTTTTATGTTGACAGTAAAGTTGGTGGCGCTGCGGCAACAGGTCTTGGAGAAGATATTATGAAAGGCTGTTTATCATATGAAATTGTTAGGAGAATGCGGGATGGTGAATTACCACAAGATGCTTGTGATCATGCAGTTTATCCATTTATAGAAGATCTAAAGAAGCGCTATGGTAAAGCTGGAGAATTTTCATTAGTTGCAATGAATAATAAAGGAGAATGGGGAGTAGCTACTAACGTTGAATTTACATTTTGTGTTGCAACTGATAAACAAAAACCTGTAATTTTGATGGCCAACCCAATAGATAATATGAAGACTAAAATTGAACCTGTTAGTCAGGAATGGCTTGATGCTTACGAAAAAAGGATTCATGCACCTATAGAGTAG
- a CDS encoding Sapep family Mn(2+)-dependent dipeptidase gives MIAEEKINEAISTNEKAFLENLRTIMQIPSVKGSSEKDAPFGKGPKKALETIVPIIERCGFKAKVVNNAMAYAQWGDDDENYIGIIDHLDVVPVGDKWKFNPWDLSDENGRLYGRGILDNKGPALATLWAMKILKDLGYRPKRTIRLVFGSDEENGSKDVPLYLEKEKPPIFGWTADCKYPVVYGERGIVNYSIFTLILDGSLSQIKNLQGDMSKDHVPDELSIEIKNKKVESHGIRVPSNAPEMGKNAITYLAKKIVDENLVSGQLNNYFKWIVKALHQKHYGEGLGIEFHDNDSGKLIMTPTGLNIENNGMRIEIAIRYPVSYQEKQITAGIKNNIPVDSNIKVIRSIPSVMHDKNSKFIQILSEVYEKVTGLDGTPVTTTGATYARVMPNIIAFGPSFPGQKGIAHKENEWMDLDDLLLSIKIYMRSLERLGSLE, from the coding sequence ATGATAGCAGAAGAAAAAATCAACGAAGCTATAAGTACAAATGAAAAGGCATTTTTGGAAAATTTACGGACAATTATGCAGATTCCAAGCGTTAAAGGTAGTTCAGAAAAAGATGCGCCATTTGGTAAAGGACCTAAAAAAGCATTAGAAACTATAGTTCCAATTATTGAAAGATGTGGATTTAAAGCAAAAGTTGTTAATAATGCGATGGCATATGCGCAATGGGGAGATGATGATGAAAATTATATTGGTATTATTGACCATTTAGATGTAGTGCCAGTGGGTGACAAATGGAAGTTTAATCCGTGGGATTTATCCGATGAGAATGGCCGATTGTATGGTAGAGGAATATTAGATAATAAAGGGCCTGCATTAGCAACATTATGGGCTATGAAAATTCTTAAAGATTTAGGATATAGACCAAAAAGAACGATTCGGCTAGTTTTTGGATCAGATGAGGAAAATGGTTCTAAAGATGTGCCTTTATATCTAGAAAAGGAAAAACCACCAATTTTTGGCTGGACAGCTGATTGTAAATATCCAGTAGTATATGGAGAACGTGGAATTGTCAACTATTCTATTTTTACGCTGATTTTAGATGGAAGTTTAAGCCAAATCAAAAATTTGCAAGGGGATATGTCAAAAGATCATGTTCCTGATGAATTAAGTATAGAAATTAAAAACAAAAAGGTTGAGAGTCATGGTATAAGAGTTCCAAGTAATGCTCCGGAAATGGGAAAGAATGCAATAACATATTTAGCTAAAAAAATAGTTGATGAAAACTTAGTTTCTGGTCAATTGAATAATTATTTTAAATGGATTGTTAAAGCCCTCCATCAAAAGCATTATGGAGAAGGCCTAGGAATTGAATTTCACGATAATGATTCTGGAAAATTAATTATGACTCCTACTGGTTTAAATATTGAAAATAATGGCATGCGAATAGAAATAGCTATTCGTTATCCAGTGTCATATCAAGAGAAGCAAATTACAGCAGGGATCAAAAATAATATTCCAGTAGACAGTAATATTAAGGTTATACGTAGTATTCCAAGCGTAATGCACGATAAAAATTCTAAATTTATCCAAATTCTATCTGAAGTATATGAAAAAGTTACTGGACTTGATGGCACACCAGTTACAACAACAGGTGCCACTTATGCTCGAGTAATGCCAAATATCATTGCCTTTGGACCATCTTTTCCAGGACAAAAGGGAATAGCACATAAAGAAAATGAATGGATGGATTTAGATGATCTATTACTAAGTATCAAAATATATATGAGAAGCTTAGAAAGATTAGGTTCTTTAGAATAG
- a CDS encoding GntR family transcriptional regulator, LSA1692 subfamily, protein MTKVEEIVKIIRERIRNETYTSRQRLPSEYQLAQEFHVSRLTIRKAISRLINAKILVKDPGKGTYVMLGAERNSKIESGRGGLQSFTEVAREHGKTAHTKVLKFAPIRNPSRKISEILALDDRLDKQVFELKRIRYWDNDPMTLEKILICDEYIKNKTLTDFEQSLFKILNENIEIGYAHQEIEAIMVTDEISKYLNIKRQQPIFKVKTITYTPDAIPIFFDTSFYRADKYSFKSTLTRLR, encoded by the coding sequence ATGACAAAAGTTGAAGAGATAGTAAAAATAATCAGAGAAAGAATTCGAAATGAAACATATACCAGCCGTCAGCGACTCCCTTCTGAATATCAATTAGCGCAAGAATTTCATGTTTCACGTCTGACTATTAGAAAAGCAATTAGTCGTTTAATAAATGCCAAAATTTTAGTAAAAGATCCGGGTAAAGGCACATATGTAATGCTAGGTGCTGAAAGAAATTCAAAAATTGAGTCTGGTAGGGGAGGATTACAAAGTTTTACTGAAGTTGCTAGAGAACATGGAAAAACTGCGCACACTAAAGTATTAAAATTTGCTCCTATTAGAAATCCGAGCAGGAAAATTAGTGAAATATTAGCGTTGGACGATAGATTAGATAAACAAGTTTTTGAGTTAAAAAGAATACGTTATTGGGATAATGATCCGATGACTCTCGAAAAAATTCTTATTTGTGATGAATATATAAAAAATAAGACATTAACTGATTTTGAACAATCTTTGTTTAAGATTTTAAATGAAAACATCGAAATTGGTTATGCACATCAAGAAATTGAAGCAATTATGGTTACTGATGAAATTTCTAAATATTTGAACATTAAAAGACAGCAACCAATATTTAAAGTTAAGACGATAACTTATACGCCGGATGCAATTCCAATTTTCTTTGATACATCATTCTATCGAGCTGATAAATATTCATTTAAGTCAACGCTGACTAGGTTGAGATAG